In one window of Streptomyces roseofulvus DNA:
- a CDS encoding family 2B encapsulin nanocompartment shell protein, which yields MTVDTSPEAQAAPPQQSLSTDAARNLASTTKSAPQMQEITSRWLLRMLPWVETKGGAYRVNRRLSYTVGDGRVEFVQDGATVRVIPRELGELALLRGFDDVDVLTALADRCTQRDFSAGDVIVTRGNPAGEIHLLAHGRISQISEGAYGDDIAVAVLGDGDRFGENALLDADATWDYTATAETSGTLLTLSRADFAAVMANSPALQAHIEAFSTLPEQAQNKHGEKEIAMSAGHVGEAVLPGAFVDYELKPREYELSVAQTVLKIHTRVADLYNGPHNQTEEQLRLTIEALRERQEHELVNNREFGLLHNADFKQRIQTHSGPPTPDDMDELLSRRRGTKLFLAHPRTIAAIGREFNARGLYPDHVDLGGQSVPAWRGVPILPCNKIPITKEQTSSIIAMRTGEENQGVIGLRQTGIPEEFEPGLSVRFMGISEQAIMSYLVTTYYSAAVLVPDALGVMENVQIARRRD from the coding sequence ATGACCGTCGACACCAGCCCGGAAGCCCAGGCGGCACCGCCGCAGCAGTCCCTCAGCACCGACGCCGCGCGGAACCTCGCCAGCACCACCAAGTCCGCCCCGCAGATGCAGGAGATCACCTCCCGCTGGCTGCTGCGGATGCTCCCCTGGGTGGAGACCAAGGGCGGCGCCTACCGGGTCAACCGCCGGCTCAGCTACACCGTCGGCGACGGCCGGGTGGAGTTCGTCCAGGACGGCGCCACCGTCCGCGTCATCCCCCGCGAGCTCGGCGAACTCGCCCTGCTCCGCGGCTTCGACGACGTCGACGTGCTCACCGCGCTCGCCGACCGCTGCACCCAGCGCGACTTCTCCGCCGGTGACGTCATCGTCACCCGGGGCAACCCGGCCGGCGAGATCCACCTCCTCGCGCACGGCCGCATCAGCCAGATCTCCGAGGGCGCCTACGGCGACGACATCGCCGTCGCGGTCCTCGGCGACGGCGACCGCTTCGGCGAGAACGCGCTCCTCGACGCCGACGCCACCTGGGACTACACGGCCACCGCCGAGACCTCGGGCACCCTGCTCACCCTCTCCCGTGCCGACTTCGCCGCGGTGATGGCGAACTCCCCGGCGCTGCAGGCCCACATCGAGGCGTTCAGCACCCTTCCCGAGCAGGCGCAGAACAAGCACGGCGAGAAGGAGATCGCCATGTCCGCCGGCCACGTCGGCGAGGCCGTGCTCCCCGGCGCCTTCGTGGACTACGAGCTCAAGCCCCGCGAGTACGAGCTCTCCGTCGCGCAGACCGTCCTCAAGATCCACACCCGTGTCGCCGACCTCTACAACGGCCCGCACAACCAGACGGAGGAGCAGCTCCGCCTGACCATCGAGGCCCTGCGCGAGCGCCAGGAGCACGAGCTCGTCAACAACCGCGAGTTCGGCCTCCTCCACAACGCCGACTTCAAGCAGCGCATCCAGACCCACTCCGGCCCGCCCACCCCGGACGACATGGACGAGCTGCTCAGCCGCCGCCGGGGCACCAAGCTCTTCCTCGCGCACCCGCGCACCATCGCCGCCATCGGGCGCGAGTTCAACGCCCGCGGTCTCTACCCGGACCACGTCGACCTCGGCGGCCAGTCCGTCCCGGCCTGGCGCGGCGTCCCGATCCTCCCCTGCAACAAGATCCCGATCACCAAGGAGCAGACCAGCTCCATCATCGCCATGCGCACCGGCGAGGAGAACCAGGGCGTCATCGGCCTCCGCCAGACCGGCATCCCGGAGGAGTTCGAGCCCGGCCTGTCGGTCCGCTTCATGGGCATCAGCGAGCAGGCGATCATGTCGTACCTGGTCACCACCTACTACTCCGCCGCCGTCCTCGTCCCCGACGCCCTCGGCGTGATGGAGAACGTGCAGATCGCCCGCCGCCGCGACTGA
- a CDS encoding family 2 encapsulin nanocompartment cargo protein terpene cyclase, giving the protein MPEPGLSPLPAHLPAAAARLGADVLARALAGPAAEAPAPEAAPRWIPGGPSGLGTSSVSFARPAPPPVPDGPPDPAAAPSAAPAAEGRPIPGLYFHPVPDPDPARVDEVSRRIKDWAVDEVQLYPEEWEGQFDGFSVGRYMVACHPDAPTVDHVMLATRLMVAENAVDDCYCEDHGGSPIGLGGRLLMAHTALDPVHTTPEYAPAWAESLGSDAPRRAYRSAMEYFTAAASPSQSDRYRHDMARLHMGYLAEAAWAETDHIPEVWEYLAMRQFNNFRPCPTITDTVGGYELPADLHARPEMQRVIALAGNATTIVNDLYSYTKELSSPGVHLNLPVVLAEREKLSERDAYLKAIEVHNDLMHAFEAAATEVAAAFPVPTVLRFLKGVATWVDGNHYWHQTNTFRYSLPDFW; this is encoded by the coding sequence ATGCCCGAGCCCGGGCTCTCCCCCCTGCCGGCACACCTGCCCGCGGCGGCGGCCCGCCTCGGGGCCGACGTCCTCGCCCGGGCCCTCGCCGGCCCCGCCGCCGAGGCGCCCGCGCCGGAGGCCGCACCCCGCTGGATCCCCGGCGGACCCAGCGGACTCGGCACGTCCAGCGTCTCGTTCGCCCGTCCGGCACCGCCCCCGGTGCCGGACGGGCCGCCGGACCCGGCCGCCGCCCCCTCCGCCGCCCCGGCGGCGGAGGGCCGGCCCATCCCCGGCCTCTACTTCCACCCCGTCCCGGACCCCGACCCCGCCCGGGTGGACGAGGTCAGCCGCCGGATCAAGGACTGGGCCGTCGACGAGGTCCAGCTCTACCCGGAGGAGTGGGAGGGCCAGTTCGACGGCTTCTCCGTCGGGCGCTACATGGTGGCCTGCCACCCCGACGCCCCGACCGTCGACCACGTCATGCTCGCCACCCGGCTCATGGTCGCGGAGAACGCCGTCGACGACTGCTACTGCGAGGACCACGGCGGCTCGCCCATCGGCCTCGGCGGGCGCCTGCTCATGGCGCACACCGCGCTCGACCCCGTCCACACCACCCCGGAGTACGCCCCGGCGTGGGCGGAGTCGCTCGGCTCGGACGCCCCCCGGCGCGCCTACCGCTCCGCCATGGAGTACTTCACCGCGGCCGCCTCGCCCTCCCAGTCCGACCGCTACCGGCACGACATGGCCCGCCTCCACATGGGCTACCTCGCCGAAGCGGCCTGGGCCGAGACCGACCACATCCCCGAGGTGTGGGAGTACCTGGCGATGCGCCAGTTCAACAACTTCCGCCCCTGCCCCACCATCACCGACACCGTCGGCGGCTACGAACTCCCGGCGGACCTGCACGCCAGGCCGGAGATGCAGCGGGTCATCGCCCTCGCGGGCAACGCGACGACCATCGTCAACGACCTGTACTCCTACACCAAGGAACTCTCCAGCCCCGGCGTCCACCTCAACCTCCCGGTGGTGCTCGCCGAGCGCGAGAAGCTCTCCGAACGCGACGCGTACCTCAAGGCGATCGAGGTCCACAACGACCTCATGCACGCCTTCGAGGCCGCCGCCACAGAGGTGGCCGCCGCCTTCCCCGTCCCCACCGTGCTGCGCTTCCTCAAGGGCGTCGCCACCTGGGTCGACGGCAACCACTACTGGCACCAGACCAACACGTTCCGCTACAGCCTGCCCGACTTCTGGTAA
- a CDS encoding geranyl diphosphate 2-C-methyltransferase produces MTTELTATDASATIPGPATPYQGDIARYWNAEARPVNLRLGDVDGLYHHHYGIGAVDHASLGTPEDSEYEKKLITELHRLESAQAEVLLDHLGPITAADTLVDAGCGRGGSSVMAHQRFGCKVEGVTLSSTQAEFGNRRARELGIDSHVRAQVCNMLDTPFEKGSIAASWNNESSMYVDLDDLMAEHSRFLKVGGRYVTITGCWNPKYGQPSKWVSQINAHFECNIHSRREYLKAMADNRLVPQAVIDLTPDTLPYWELRATSSLVTGIEEAFIESYKDGSFQYVLIAADRV; encoded by the coding sequence GTGACCACCGAGCTCACCGCCACCGACGCCTCCGCGACCATCCCCGGCCCGGCGACGCCCTACCAGGGCGACATCGCCCGCTACTGGAACGCCGAGGCCCGGCCCGTGAACCTGCGCCTCGGTGATGTGGACGGCCTCTACCACCACCACTACGGCATCGGCGCCGTCGACCACGCCTCCCTCGGCACCCCCGAGGACAGCGAGTACGAGAAGAAGCTGATCACCGAGCTCCACCGGCTGGAGTCCGCCCAGGCCGAGGTCCTCCTCGACCACCTCGGGCCGATCACCGCGGCCGACACCCTCGTCGACGCCGGCTGCGGCCGCGGCGGATCGAGCGTCATGGCCCACCAGCGCTTCGGCTGCAAGGTCGAGGGCGTCACCCTCTCCTCCACCCAGGCCGAGTTCGGCAACAGGCGCGCCCGCGAGCTGGGCATCGACAGCCACGTCCGCGCCCAGGTCTGCAACATGCTCGACACCCCGTTCGAGAAGGGCTCCATCGCCGCCTCCTGGAACAACGAGTCCAGCATGTACGTCGACCTCGACGACCTGATGGCCGAGCACTCCCGCTTCCTCAAGGTCGGCGGCCGGTACGTCACCATCACCGGCTGCTGGAACCCCAAGTACGGGCAGCCCTCCAAGTGGGTCTCCCAGATCAACGCCCACTTCGAGTGCAACATCCACTCGCGCCGCGAGTACCTGAAGGCGATGGCCGACAACCGCCTGGTGCCCCAGGCCGTCATCGACCTGACCCCCGACACGCTGCCCTACTGGGAGCTGCGCGCCACCTCGTCGCTGGTCACCGGCATCGAGGAGGCGTTCATCGAGTCGTACAAGGACGGCTCCTTCCAGTACGTGCTGATCGCCGCCGACCGCGTCTGA
- a CDS encoding glycerophosphodiester phosphodiesterase family protein, giving the protein MTPVRLRRRAALAAAALTALLVAAPAPAAAPPGAPAHEPAAAPAAVPAAATLTVFAHRGASSAAPENTLAAGEVARRAGVEWIENDVRPSRDGVPYVIHDATVDRTTDGTGQVRALTSARIDALDAGSWFAPSFAGARVPTLAAQLADLRERGGRLLLEIKGPHSEAEVARIVREVRGQRMADRVLVQSFDAVSLGYVRELAPELPRALLRDRLDADPVAVARDLGLASYHVSDKGLAARPGAVAELHAAGVAVNVWTVNAPARWRALAELGVDGVITDRPAELAGWNAARSANG; this is encoded by the coding sequence GTGACTCCCGTACGCCTCCGCCGCCGCGCCGCGCTGGCCGCCGCCGCGCTGACCGCGCTGCTCGTGGCCGCCCCCGCGCCCGCCGCGGCACCCCCCGGTGCGCCCGCCCACGAACCCGCCGCGGCTCCCGCCGCCGTCCCCGCCGCCGCCACCCTGACGGTGTTCGCCCACCGGGGCGCCTCCTCGGCGGCGCCGGAGAACACGCTGGCCGCGGGCGAGGTGGCACGTCGGGCGGGGGTGGAGTGGATCGAGAACGACGTCCGGCCGAGCCGGGACGGGGTGCCGTACGTGATCCACGACGCGACCGTGGACCGGACGACCGACGGCACGGGGCAGGTACGCGCGCTGACGTCGGCGCGGATCGACGCGCTGGACGCGGGCTCCTGGTTCGCCCCGTCGTTCGCGGGCGCCCGGGTGCCGACGCTCGCCGCGCAGCTGGCGGACCTGCGGGAGCGGGGCGGCCGGCTGCTCCTGGAGATCAAGGGGCCGCACTCCGAGGCGGAGGTGGCGCGGATCGTCCGGGAGGTGCGCGGGCAGCGGATGGCGGACCGGGTGCTGGTGCAGAGCTTCGACGCGGTGTCGCTGGGGTACGTCAGGGAGCTGGCGCCGGAGCTGCCGCGGGCGCTGCTGCGCGACCGGCTCGACGCGGATCCGGTCGCGGTCGCCCGCGACCTGGGGCTGGCCTCGTACCACGTGTCGGACAAGGGGCTCGCCGCCCGGCCGGGCGCGGTGGCGGAGCTGCACGCGGCGGGGGTGGCGGTGAACGTGTGGACGGTGAACGCCCCGGCGCGCTGGCGGGCGCTGGCGGAGCTGGGCGTGGACGGGGTGATCACGGACCGGCCCGCGGAGCTGGCCGGCTGGAACGCGGCGCGGTCGGCGAACGGCTGA